The following are encoded in a window of Thermococcus sp. CX2 genomic DNA:
- the endA gene encoding tRNA-intron lyase, with protein sequence MKEPIEFKLSGDRVFSEREKAINQFYNKRYFGEVVNGKLFLSLIEAAYLMERGKIKVLDGERELSLSELFELGRKKDDQFDIKYLVYKDLRDRGYIVKSALKFGSHFRVYRRGMDEHSQWLIWVVPENLRFSPNDITARVRVAHGVRKNMVMAVVDEDNDVVYYKIEWVKF encoded by the coding sequence TTGAAGGAGCCGATAGAGTTCAAGCTCAGCGGTGACAGGGTCTTCAGCGAGAGGGAGAAGGCGATAAACCAGTTCTACAACAAGCGCTACTTTGGAGAGGTAGTCAATGGAAAGCTCTTCCTGTCTCTCATCGAGGCGGCCTACCTGATGGAGAGGGGCAAGATAAAGGTTCTCGACGGCGAGCGCGAGCTTTCGCTAAGCGAGCTCTTCGAGCTCGGAAGGAAGAAGGACGACCAGTTCGACATCAAATACCTCGTCTACAAGGACTTGCGCGACAGGGGCTATATCGTCAAGTCGGCCCTTAAGTTCGGCTCCCACTTCAGGGTTTACAGGCGCGGAATGGACGAGCACTCCCAGTGGCTCATCTGGGTCGTCCCGGAGAACCTCCGCTTCAGTCCAAACGATATAACCGCCCGCGTCAGGGTGGCCCACGGTGTCAGGAAGAATATGGTCATGGCGGTCGTTGATGAGGACAACGACGTTGTGTACTATAAGATTGAGTGGGTGAAGTTCTGA
- a CDS encoding glycine C-acetyltransferase, whose amino-acid sequence MAKLDWIREELKELKEKGLYVTIRKLESAQGPWVVVDGKRVLNMCSNNYLGLAAHPKIKEAAIRAILDYGVGAGAVRTIAGTMELHVELEEKLAKFKKREAAILFQSGYNANLGAISALLKKGEDGVFISEELNHASIIDGMRLSGAPKVIYKHLDMEDLKRRLEENKDKKKKIIVSDGVFSMDGDLAPLPEMAELAEQYDAILYIDDAHGEGVLGDSGRGIVDHFKLHDRVDFEMGTLSKAFGVIGGYVAGPEEAIEYLRQRARPFLFSSAPNPPDVAAAIAAVEILQKSDELVRQLWDNTHFLQNGLRDLGYDLGNTKHPITPVMLYDEKLAQEFSRRLYEEYNIFAQAIVYPTVPLGTARIRLEPSAAHSKEDLQYVIDAFEDLGKKTGFLK is encoded by the coding sequence ATGGCGAAGCTCGACTGGATTAGGGAAGAACTCAAGGAGCTAAAGGAGAAGGGCCTTTATGTAACTATTAGAAAGCTCGAAAGCGCCCAGGGGCCCTGGGTTGTGGTTGACGGAAAGCGCGTTCTCAACATGTGTTCAAACAACTATCTCGGCTTGGCCGCCCATCCGAAGATTAAGGAGGCCGCTATAAGGGCCATCCTCGACTACGGTGTTGGTGCCGGAGCGGTTAGGACCATAGCCGGAACTATGGAGCTTCACGTGGAGCTCGAAGAGAAGCTGGCCAAGTTCAAGAAGAGAGAAGCCGCAATTCTCTTCCAGAGCGGCTACAACGCCAACCTGGGAGCTATAAGTGCGCTCCTCAAGAAGGGTGAGGATGGAGTATTCATCAGCGAGGAGCTCAACCACGCAAGCATAATCGACGGAATGCGCCTCAGCGGCGCTCCAAAGGTCATTTACAAGCACCTCGACATGGAAGACCTCAAGAGAAGGCTGGAGGAGAACAAGGACAAGAAAAAGAAAATCATCGTCAGTGACGGTGTCTTCTCTATGGACGGAGACCTTGCCCCGCTCCCGGAGATGGCCGAGCTGGCTGAGCAGTACGATGCTATACTCTACATCGACGACGCCCACGGTGAGGGTGTTCTCGGAGACAGCGGAAGGGGTATAGTGGACCACTTCAAGCTCCACGACAGGGTTGACTTCGAGATGGGTACTCTCAGTAAAGCATTCGGTGTCATAGGTGGCTACGTTGCTGGTCCTGAGGAGGCCATCGAGTACCTACGCCAGAGGGCCAGGCCGTTCCTCTTCTCGAGCGCTCCGAACCCGCCTGACGTTGCCGCCGCAATAGCGGCCGTTGAGATACTCCAGAAGAGCGACGAACTTGTCAGACAGCTCTGGGACAACACCCACTTCCTCCAGAACGGGTTGAGAGACCTCGGCTACGACCTCGGCAACACCAAGCACCCGATTACCCCGGTCATGCTCTACGACGAGAAGCTCGCCCAGGAGTTCTCAAGGAGGCTCTACGAGGAGTACAACATCTTCGCGCAGGCCATCGTCTATCCGACCGTCCCGCTCGGAACCGCCAGAATAAGGCTCGAGCCCTCAGCGGCGCACAGCAAGGAAGATCTCCAGTACGTCATCGACGCCTTCGAGGACCTCGGAAAGAAGACCGGGTTCCTGAAGTGA